In Desulforegula conservatrix Mb1Pa, the following are encoded in one genomic region:
- a CDS encoding DODA-type extradiol aromatic ring-opening family dioxygenase, with translation MKNNNPCVLFLSHGGGPLPLLGDEGHAEMVKTLKNLASKIDKPSAIIVISAHWEEDLTTITSGSNPSLIYDYYGFPEESYLIEYPCPGEPVLAGQIGELFNKSGIKNRLDKHRGFDHGLFVPLKIMYPDADIPCIQLSLLKNLNPADHIKIGSTLSRIKYDNLMIIGSGFSFHNMRAFFEPETIDSKAMNEKFEKWLIDTCSNQDIAESERVKRIENWENAPHARYCHPREEHLLPLHVCYGVHQTHCSEYFELRILNKKSSFYLW, from the coding sequence ATGAAAAATAACAATCCTTGTGTATTGTTTTTATCTCATGGAGGTGGCCCTTTACCGCTATTAGGCGATGAAGGACATGCAGAGATGGTTAAAACCTTAAAGAATTTAGCTTCAAAAATTGATAAACCATCAGCTATTATAGTGATAAGCGCTCATTGGGAGGAAGATTTAACCACAATTACTTCTGGCTCAAATCCTTCACTTATTTATGATTATTACGGCTTTCCTGAAGAATCATATCTTATTGAATATCCTTGCCCTGGAGAACCCGTTTTAGCTGGACAAATAGGAGAATTATTTAACAAATCAGGTATAAAAAACAGACTTGATAAACATAGAGGCTTTGACCACGGATTATTTGTGCCTCTTAAAATAATGTATCCTGATGCAGATATCCCTTGCATCCAGCTGTCTTTGCTTAAAAATTTAAATCCTGCCGATCATATAAAAATAGGATCTACCCTTTCCAGAATAAAGTATGATAATCTGATGATCATCGGTTCAGGTTTTTCATTTCATAATATGAGGGCCTTTTTTGAGCCAGAAACAATTGATAGTAAAGCAATGAATGAAAAATTTGAGAAATGGTTGATTGATACATGCTCGAATCAAGATATTGCTGAATCTGAAAGAGTTAAAAGAATCGAAAACTGGGAAAATGCGCCCCATGCAAGATATTGCCATCCTCGAGAGGAGCATTTGTTACCATTACATGTATGCTATGGTGTTCACCAAACGCATTGTAGCGAATATTTCGAATTAAGAATTCTTAATAAAAAATCGAGTTTCTATCTTTGGTAA